The following proteins are encoded in a genomic region of Xanthomonas cassavae CFBP 4642:
- a CDS encoding AAA family ATPase yields the protein MSILQEILNWTKGLPEWQSDAVARLLAKQTLAMEDQNDLLALLKAAYGIPDPKDRKSKPLTAEQIPAPVQVTTHVELRAIKNMRHVNAIAENQHLPISASGMTVIYGDNGSGKSGYSRVLKRACRARDQSEAIHPNANLPASKVGTPEATFEIAVDGVAQDAHWQHGKAAPAALSSFAIFDSRCARAYLDSEDDFSYVPYGLDVFEGLAKVCKQLKTAIETEYAQSAADLSAFAPLQGDTLVGKLIASLSAKTTQVQIDALATLIPEELAQHASLDKSLKENNPKEKAAQLRLRARRVAAIATNAASKSAQVDQAVVAKLKALADSYRTAQAAAALAAKHFKEGENMLPGTGGETWRELFEAARKFAIESHPDKTFPELGADAPCPLCQQALAEGADRLLRFEAFIQQEAEKTSQARRAALSAEYKPFAAQVLTLNLDDVTHGEIEALDPQLAADTKAFEPLLTARQEAIKAAVVSHQWDGINQPLFNPAERLQALASKLNAEVETLEKASDEKARAALQEQFLELDARVRLSQVKDAVTTAVNRLAHQAKLTKCLSAVRTNAISLKASELAEKVVSKKLAESLNREFKALGVGTLRVSLQSRSDRGKALHKLKLELQQSRSPGDILSEGEQRAIAVGSFLAEVGLSGGKGGIVFDDPVSSLDHRRRERVAKRLAAEAAQRQVVVFTHDVYFLCLLVEEAKLAGVPIATQSLTRRAEGFGVADPDLPFEGKTASKRINALKAQHQGIEKLYKDGEEQEHKRQTIDAYFRLRMAWERAVEEVLLHQVILRFRKGVETQRLAGVIVEDDDYARVTAGMTKCSNYAHDKALMGGVAVPEPNELLVDIMALETWRGQVEARNVSTAKKRKAGPAVAPPTAAP from the coding sequence ATGTCAATATTGCAGGAGATACTGAACTGGACCAAAGGGTTGCCCGAATGGCAGAGCGATGCCGTGGCACGTTTGCTTGCCAAGCAGACACTCGCGATGGAAGACCAGAATGATCTGCTCGCGCTACTCAAGGCGGCATATGGCATTCCGGATCCCAAAGACCGTAAGTCCAAGCCACTAACCGCCGAACAGATTCCCGCCCCGGTTCAAGTGACGACCCACGTTGAGCTACGGGCCATCAAGAACATGCGGCACGTCAACGCGATTGCCGAGAACCAACATCTACCCATCAGCGCCTCGGGCATGACCGTCATCTACGGTGATAACGGGTCAGGAAAATCGGGCTACTCCCGCGTTCTCAAACGCGCATGCCGTGCGCGCGATCAGTCGGAGGCCATTCATCCGAACGCCAACTTGCCTGCGAGCAAGGTAGGAACTCCGGAAGCCACTTTCGAGATCGCTGTCGACGGGGTTGCGCAGGACGCACACTGGCAACACGGCAAGGCGGCCCCTGCAGCGCTGTCGTCGTTTGCGATTTTCGACTCGCGTTGCGCTCGTGCCTACCTCGATAGTGAAGACGATTTTTCGTATGTACCCTACGGACTCGATGTATTCGAAGGCTTGGCTAAAGTCTGCAAGCAGTTGAAGACGGCGATCGAGACCGAGTACGCTCAATCTGCCGCTGATCTTTCCGCCTTTGCTCCCCTGCAGGGAGACACGCTCGTCGGCAAACTGATCGCGTCGCTTTCCGCCAAGACAACTCAGGTCCAGATTGATGCGCTCGCGACTTTGATTCCGGAGGAACTTGCCCAGCATGCGTCCCTGGACAAGAGCCTGAAGGAGAACAACCCGAAGGAGAAAGCTGCGCAATTGCGATTGCGCGCCCGCCGTGTCGCAGCCATTGCGACGAATGCGGCCAGCAAAAGCGCCCAAGTGGATCAAGCTGTCGTCGCCAAACTGAAGGCTCTGGCAGACAGCTATCGCACGGCGCAAGCTGCAGCCGCCCTCGCGGCGAAGCACTTCAAGGAAGGCGAAAACATGCTGCCAGGCACCGGCGGCGAGACATGGCGTGAACTTTTTGAGGCGGCGCGCAAGTTTGCCATCGAATCCCACCCTGATAAAACGTTTCCCGAATTGGGGGCAGACGCGCCCTGCCCTCTCTGTCAGCAAGCGCTCGCCGAAGGTGCTGACCGCTTACTGCGCTTCGAAGCCTTCATTCAACAGGAGGCGGAAAAAACCTCCCAGGCGCGTCGCGCGGCCCTGTCCGCCGAATACAAGCCATTCGCTGCACAGGTTCTCACGCTGAATCTAGACGACGTGACGCATGGAGAAATCGAGGCCCTGGACCCGCAGTTGGCAGCCGATACCAAGGCATTCGAGCCGCTCCTGACCGCTCGCCAGGAAGCCATCAAAGCGGCAGTGGTCTCGCACCAGTGGGATGGCATCAACCAACCCTTGTTCAATCCAGCCGAACGGCTGCAGGCTTTGGCGAGCAAGCTGAATGCCGAAGTGGAGACCTTGGAGAAAGCCTCAGACGAAAAGGCCCGTGCAGCCCTACAGGAACAGTTCCTGGAACTGGACGCGCGGGTACGACTGAGTCAAGTCAAGGATGCTGTCACCACAGCAGTCAATCGACTCGCCCACCAAGCCAAGCTCACGAAATGCCTGTCTGCCGTTAGGACCAACGCCATTTCCTTGAAGGCATCGGAGTTGGCGGAAAAGGTCGTGTCGAAGAAACTGGCCGAATCGCTGAACCGCGAATTCAAGGCGCTCGGTGTCGGCACGCTGCGCGTTTCGCTGCAAAGCCGGTCGGATCGGGGCAAGGCCCTGCACAAGCTCAAGCTGGAACTGCAGCAAAGCCGCAGTCCAGGGGACATCTTGAGCGAAGGTGAGCAACGTGCAATCGCGGTCGGTTCTTTCCTTGCCGAGGTTGGCTTAAGCGGAGGCAAAGGCGGCATCGTATTTGATGATCCCGTATCGTCACTCGATCATCGTCGGCGCGAACGTGTGGCAAAGCGCTTGGCCGCCGAGGCAGCACAGCGGCAGGTCGTCGTATTTACCCACGACGTCTATTTCCTGTGCCTGCTCGTCGAAGAAGCGAAGTTGGCCGGTGTTCCCATCGCTACCCAAAGCCTGACCCGCCGCGCAGAAGGTTTCGGGGTTGCGGACCCGGATCTTCCATTTGAGGGGAAAACGGCAAGTAAGCGAATCAATGCTCTGAAAGCGCAACACCAAGGCATTGAAAAGCTTTACAAGGATGGCGAAGAGCAAGAGCACAAGCGGCAAACCATTGATGCCTACTTTCGCTTGCGCATGGCGTGGGAGCGCGCCGTAGAGGAGGTGTTGTTACACCAAGTCATCCTTCGTTTCCGAAAAGGCGTCGAGACTCAGCGACTGGCTGGCGTAATAGTCGAAGATGACGACTACGCGCGCGTAACCGCAGGCATGACAAAGTGCTCCAACTATGCGCACGACAAAGCGCTCATGGGCGGCGTGGCCGTCCCCGAACCCAATGAACTGCTCGTCGACATCATGGCGCTGGAAACTTGGCGCGGACAAGTTGAGGCGCGTAATGTGAGTACGGCGAAGAAACGCAAGGCCGGACCGGCCGTCGCGCCACCTACCGCAGCACCATAG
- a CDS encoding restriction endonuclease — protein sequence MYDLHRLGWNSFQQLCLTIAREVLGQAVQSFLDSNDAGRDGAFAGNWTPATGETLSGKFVIQCKYSSKASQLLTRSVIADEIPKVRKLAADGLCDVYVLMTNAGVSAKQEAQIRADLIEVGVKHVLIYGSTWIEDQIRDNTRLRMLVPRVYGLGDLSQILDERAYAQARAVLESLREDLTKVVITDSYRKAVSALDEHGFVLLIGEPAAGKTTIASMLAMAAADKWKSSVVKLADPAKIVERWNVDEPSQFFWIDDAFGVTQYESPLGKL from the coding sequence ATGTACGATTTACACCGTCTCGGATGGAATAGCTTTCAGCAGCTGTGCCTCACCATCGCGAGGGAAGTGCTTGGGCAGGCCGTGCAGTCATTTCTGGATTCGAATGACGCAGGGCGAGATGGCGCTTTTGCTGGTAATTGGACACCGGCAACGGGTGAGACGCTCAGCGGGAAGTTTGTCATTCAATGCAAGTATTCAAGCAAGGCTAGTCAGCTCCTCACAAGGTCCGTCATCGCGGACGAAATACCCAAGGTGCGCAAGCTGGCGGCTGATGGGCTTTGCGATGTCTATGTCCTAATGACGAATGCCGGTGTATCTGCCAAGCAGGAGGCGCAGATTAGGGCGGACTTGATCGAAGTCGGAGTCAAGCATGTGCTGATATATGGGTCTACTTGGATAGAGGACCAGATCAGGGACAACACTCGCCTACGGATGCTTGTTCCCCGTGTATATGGTCTGGGAGACCTGAGTCAAATCCTGGATGAACGGGCCTACGCGCAGGCGCGCGCCGTTCTTGAATCGCTGCGGGAAGACCTGACCAAGGTTGTCATCACGGATTCCTATCGGAAAGCGGTCAGTGCCCTCGATGAACATGGATTTGTGCTGCTCATCGGAGAACCGGCAGCGGGAAAAACAACCATTGCTTCCATGTTGGCAATGGCTGCGGCTGACAAGTGGAAGTCATCGGTAGTCAAGCTGGCCGACCCGGCCAAGATCGTCGAGCGTTGGAACGTTGACGAACCCTCTCAGTTCTTCTGGATTGACGATGCATTTGGCGTGACGCAGTACGAGTCGCCACTAGGGAAACTCTGA
- a CDS encoding TonB-dependent siderophore receptor, with protein MTVTEQSDPRQRSSTGTKTDTPLIETPQSISVIPADRMTTQGVTNVKEALSYSPGVIPTRFGADSRYDWISLRGFDAYAPGFYLDGMPLRNNGNWGIWPIESYGAERIELLRGPASVLYGQSGPGGLVNAVSKRPTAEPLREVQVQVGDHGRKQIAGDFSGPLREDGTLLYRLTALTRDAELPAGGMKDDRTFIAPSLTWKPSSDTSLTLLSQFGRTRAGVFSRTRPAVGSLVPTAIGTFIPSGLFASDPTHNRFDLDTSMVGTLFEHRINDAFTVRQNARYSHLDVDYSAVQGRNFITVNPANPRDPANFTTLRRTVSGSNERIRALNLDNQLETRLRSGDVQQTVLVGLDYQRTRIDQTSYSGGSASSLNIYNPVYGGAVQIPAPWYDGVATLAQTGFYVQDQIKWRDRWLLTLGARYDRASSEVDNRLDGSHTKISESKATKRAGLTYLAPNGWAPYVSYTESFVPTATRNPATGQPFKPETGRQYEAGVRYQPEGGKQSYSAAIFDLRRKNYLTADDNFVPRQTGEVQVRGLELEASAEVLPRLNLVGSYTYTPTAEITASSTAREIGKPLTAVSRNAAALWADYRFPNRIKVGLGAHFTGSNYGDLNAAPGKVPSFTVFDAMIGYDIDRWTFALNVRNLTDKTYIGNCDQYGSCYYGDERRMIATATYRW; from the coding sequence GTGACCGTGACCGAGCAATCCGATCCAAGGCAGCGCAGCTCAACCGGGACAAAAACCGACACGCCTTTGATCGAGACGCCCCAGTCCATTTCCGTGATCCCTGCCGATCGCATGACAACGCAAGGCGTGACCAACGTGAAAGAAGCGCTCAGCTACTCCCCGGGCGTGATTCCCACGCGCTTCGGCGCCGATTCGCGCTATGACTGGATCTCGCTGCGCGGCTTCGACGCGTATGCGCCGGGCTTCTACCTGGACGGCATGCCGCTGCGCAACAACGGCAACTGGGGCATCTGGCCGATCGAGAGCTACGGCGCGGAGCGCATCGAACTGTTGCGCGGCCCGGCCTCGGTGCTCTACGGCCAGAGCGGTCCCGGCGGCCTCGTAAACGCGGTGAGCAAGCGCCCGACGGCCGAGCCCCTGCGCGAGGTGCAGGTGCAGGTGGGCGACCACGGGCGCAAGCAGATCGCGGGCGACTTCTCCGGCCCGCTGCGCGAGGACGGCACCCTGCTCTACCGCCTCACCGCGCTCACGCGCGATGCCGAACTGCCAGCCGGCGGCATGAAGGACGACCGCACGTTCATCGCGCCCTCGCTCACCTGGAAGCCTTCAAGCGACACCAGCCTCACGCTGCTTTCGCAGTTCGGCCGCACCCGCGCGGGCGTGTTCTCGCGCACGCGCCCCGCCGTAGGCTCGCTCGTGCCCACGGCCATCGGCACGTTCATCCCGAGCGGGCTCTTCGCCAGCGACCCGACGCACAACCGGTTCGACCTTGACACCTCGATGGTCGGCACTCTGTTCGAGCACCGCATCAACGATGCCTTCACCGTGCGCCAGAACGCGCGCTACAGCCACCTCGACGTGGACTACAGCGCCGTCCAGGGCCGCAATTTCATCACCGTGAACCCCGCCAACCCGCGCGATCCGGCCAACTTCACGACGCTGCGCCGCACCGTGTCGGGCAGCAACGAGCGCATCCGCGCGCTGAATCTCGACAACCAGCTGGAGACGCGCCTGCGCTCGGGCGATGTGCAGCAGACGGTGCTAGTGGGCCTGGACTACCAGCGCACGCGCATCGACCAGACCAGCTACAGCGGCGGCTCGGCCAGCTCGCTCAACATCTACAACCCCGTGTACGGCGGCGCGGTGCAGATCCCGGCCCCGTGGTACGACGGCGTCGCCACGCTGGCGCAGACCGGCTTCTACGTGCAGGACCAGATCAAGTGGCGCGACCGCTGGCTGCTGACCCTGGGCGCGCGCTACGACCGCGCCAGCAGCGAGGTGGACAACCGCCTGGACGGCAGCCACACCAAGATCTCCGAAAGTAAGGCCACCAAGCGCGCCGGCCTCACCTACCTGGCGCCGAACGGCTGGGCGCCGTACGTGAGCTACACCGAGTCCTTCGTGCCCACGGCCACGCGCAATCCCGCCACCGGCCAGCCGTTCAAGCCCGAGACCGGCCGCCAGTACGAAGCCGGCGTGCGCTACCAGCCCGAAGGCGGCAAGCAGAGCTATAGCGCGGCGATCTTCGATCTGCGCCGCAAGAACTACCTGACCGCCGATGACAACTTCGTGCCGCGCCAGACCGGCGAGGTGCAGGTGCGCGGGCTCGAACTGGAAGCCTCGGCCGAGGTGCTGCCCCGCCTGAACCTCGTGGGCTCCTACACCTACACGCCCACGGCCGAGATCACGGCCAGCAGCACCGCGCGCGAGATCGGCAAGCCGCTCACGGCCGTGTCGCGCAATGCCGCGGCGCTCTGGGCCGACTACCGCTTCCCGAACCGCATCAAGGTGGGCCTAGGCGCCCACTTCACGGGGTCGAACTACGGCGACCTGAACGCCGCGCCGGGCAAGGTCCCGTCCTTCACGGTGTTCGACGCGATGATCGGCTA